One genomic segment of Centropristis striata isolate RG_2023a ecotype Rhode Island chromosome 13, C.striata_1.0, whole genome shotgun sequence includes these proteins:
- the LOC131983278 gene encoding cytochrome c oxidase subunit 6A, mitochondrial: protein MSVSSAALAAQRVLAAASHSSHEGGARTWKILTAVLAIPGVSVCMVNAYLKGQAHSHEQPEFVAYPHLRIRTKKFPWGDGNHSLFHNPHTNPLPDGYEGSHH, encoded by the exons ATGTCTGTGTCCTCAGCTGCCTTGGCTGCTCAACGTGTGCTTGCTGCTGCGTCACATTCAAGCCATGAAGGAGGAG CGAGGACCTGGAAGATTCTGACTGCTGTGTTGGCGATCCCTGGTGTTAGTGTGTGCATGGTAAACGCCTACTTGAAGGGTCAGGCACACTCGCATGAGCAGCCAGAATTTGTGGCATACCCTCACCTGCGCATCCGCACCAAG AAATTCCCCTGGGGTGATGGAAACCACTCTCTGTTCCACAACCCTCACACCAACCCTCTGCCCGATGGCTACGAGGGCTCCCATCACTGA